Proteins found in one Amycolatopsis umgeniensis genomic segment:
- a CDS encoding toxin glutamine deamidase domain-containing protein encodes MEMPDAVKWLLPIVVGESWPEGDEDKLRELRDAWHNASKAVQPIADTATKGATEVLGGWTGEGAEKFAEAWKKFVEGDDAYFKSLADSSKALGDSCNATALDVEYTKYMIIISLVILAAQIVAMIAAAAVTFGGSTAGIAPAQIATRMTVQMIFRQLMQKLAQEGFKKVAKELLEKLLKEGLKKIGKEVLQNTAMNLAMDAGIQGLQMAKGDRDSWDFSKTKDSAISGAVDGVVGAGSSSIGKGATKGLSDSVGGQIVDSAARGAVRGAAEGVASTVGQAAVTGDLDKLSAKDLLMGASGGAVGGGVDGAKSQIGDIRTANTPSATPDVDGPTPDGDSGDSGDSGTPSRTPDSSSSRDSSSDGDSSSRSTSDGDSPSNRSSSSDGDSSSGASDSRAPQQASQQQHTPSSENGPQRTADSDRVSQSSTQAPERPADAPSNTGDGQRAAQTHQNAPAAAADNGAGSGQQQQAAAANQQQAPAAAAQAPAQTPAQTPAAAAQAPAQTPGQTPAQTPAAAAQAPAQTSAPSPSQGPGPSQSSGMPPAAASGGTPASTGGAPASTGSGAPSSSGGYGMAPGGNPPGNGPTPGGFPPAGHDPSRPVRPNDGVQAAGLSGNGGPQQPRFDQPPAQAPFQGQPMQQGGFTPPPPPPPPGGGGPMPPRGQQGPMGPRPTGPQPPPPQHPGQGGYPQDRGPRQRPQQPPPPQGPPRPQQQPPQGYQGRPGQGPGPNGGVPPRPQTPPPGHHPGQQRGPQGYPPPPPRPQHPGNGPFPGNRGPMPPPPPGHHPGQQPGQQPRHPGQQPGRPLPPGAEPPRFGGQQPPRPPQVPAPRPGQDGNASPQQQQRPPQQAEPVRPAEQAPVPPKEPETQPYQGKLDDTDLPKDTEAPQDVTPDDKSSTVDEPYLTDPDFHTDDPAAYRALAETQIDKRGFDQSTGEARHEQVRREGLAKRDAHPDQRVKDMSDQGAYAVHSYTRTDMAERITHAQRHGGPELDALRPHIDAITSGLNEMPTYEGVVSRRVNFNGNESAIHGFLEAHGKGQVIVDPQMLSTSRVDAEHPHSTFPGEVEMRIQSKTGRHIEDLASKPEEREVLMKSATQLRVTDVKIGPGHPEHPDYQARVKDGTANGLPKWIVECEEVVAGEDGHLSPDEVNQKVAERREYNNAEQDRLAQEAADQEAQLRRDHPELFQNKGFASLDTKISDGKGGWVDAADVPVRDIPKPREHVPDGGWSELAKPLDEGGTPVIHAGSTETPHQQVRLVMDELPAIGEANTRNYYAPESWKDGYQTNSAEALVAFENRMDGRDAVAGPSTDGSPLQHVSDRLGGQWSERNGFGDVARELGERPVGARTAVAFEHHAAGDPNAPAGSPRSMDRIETRIVAAVNTPHGVVFADPMTGRLATLPDNPTSIKAMPMGGGDAPHAHTETHTESQPETRTEAPPQSTADRLRGDDEPPPVDRPDEPQAPKTELDISERLKGTEEAPARHDESYVNDENFRGTPEDHKSLRDRYDSADLAEQAREKALKRLEASPLKDRVSPEAAEAIYSYSREHAFAINEANRLGESHPGFANAQSSTRAIVGALNELPDFHGESIRGIDTKGDQRAAAIMAAHYEPGQTVPEPTMTSATIKTSPDTKSKFGEDVEIHIVSKTGKDVSSLAENPGENESINKPATQLYVHSKEFKTPPLVDRPKWVIHAEEVTPGDPRYLDPDTAKQKMDERRARHAAEAPELARLAQERSMARLGGFDEPQTPPITAENPAQHGVADADKGPEYGEQPAQDHSATEDTAELPLPERDYSSMAVATNPPSEPAIHAGSASPEQQAAYIADRHPRLGEVNPHFNDPDALANGYRSNCTRTPGAYMDRLNGIDSTADPLLLHEMDSRGTLEHVEERFGGQFSERADYDTVIREMRDMPTDHHAVVAVKYLDENGVERGHVAMVANTRDGVAFIDPQSGALMNLPHPPLGVRLMHVGVPETPAAHHTDGHTTQTDTASARPVDPRIAFARPDQPVDPRIAFAREDAPEVQPSRIGPDGRPIVTPPRDGGYGMASQGLPEPPSHVDPQVRADTDRLLATPEFEAALAGLDDTRDRVRITTDDGVQHDLGPLSDFIRDHLPGQPRLVELMLNPDNRYLTDSLLHNPKTIGSLLQHPDAIPMLADALDEAAGNDNQLIDRVEQAGPGETPLTPEQRQIADAAAEMAATSKVEHRVHAGFPPEHRGDITKIKEFLAREEAAWADNQGHLNRIVAELAGENDTPGARTEPKTEARALAKIAKYDGDAARLVDLVGAKIQFNTVADAYNALNKIMARDDLKIVKFEDRFANPQASGYRDLQMNVRLPNGHVAELRLHLKTIDEVAVFEHALYEVRRDFPTYNRAMDENIPDSAGEDAKSKGRLTLQQAQLEAALINQVREKFMDGLKLGLPKPREENA; translated from the coding sequence ATGGAGATGCCCGACGCGGTCAAATGGCTCTTGCCGATCGTCGTCGGGGAAAGCTGGCCCGAAGGCGACGAGGACAAGCTCCGCGAACTGCGCGACGCCTGGCACAACGCCTCGAAGGCCGTCCAGCCGATCGCCGACACCGCGACCAAGGGCGCCACCGAGGTCCTCGGCGGCTGGACCGGTGAGGGCGCGGAGAAGTTCGCCGAAGCCTGGAAGAAGTTCGTCGAAGGCGACGACGCGTACTTCAAGTCGCTCGCCGATTCTTCGAAGGCCCTCGGCGACTCGTGCAACGCGACCGCGCTGGACGTCGAGTACACGAAGTACATGATCATCATCTCGCTGGTGATCCTCGCCGCGCAGATCGTCGCGATGATCGCGGCCGCCGCGGTGACGTTCGGTGGTTCGACGGCCGGGATCGCGCCGGCGCAGATCGCCACCCGCATGACCGTCCAGATGATCTTCCGCCAGCTGATGCAGAAGCTCGCGCAGGAAGGCTTCAAGAAGGTCGCGAAGGAACTCCTCGAGAAGCTTCTCAAAGAGGGCCTGAAGAAGATCGGCAAAGAGGTCCTGCAGAACACGGCGATGAACCTCGCCATGGACGCGGGCATCCAGGGCCTGCAGATGGCCAAGGGCGACCGCGACAGCTGGGACTTCAGCAAGACCAAGGATTCCGCGATCAGCGGCGCCGTCGACGGTGTCGTCGGCGCGGGCAGCAGCAGTATCGGCAAGGGCGCCACCAAGGGACTTTCCGACAGCGTGGGCGGCCAGATCGTCGACAGTGCGGCGCGGGGTGCCGTACGCGGCGCGGCCGAAGGGGTCGCCAGCACGGTCGGACAGGCCGCCGTCACCGGTGACCTGGACAAACTTTCGGCCAAGGACCTGCTGATGGGCGCCTCCGGCGGGGCCGTCGGCGGCGGTGTCGACGGGGCGAAGAGCCAGATCGGCGACATCCGCACCGCGAACACGCCCAGTGCCACGCCGGACGTCGACGGCCCGACGCCGGACGGGGATTCCGGTGACTCCGGGGATTCCGGGACGCCTTCGCGTACTCCGGACAGCTCGTCGAGCCGCGATTCGTCCTCTGATGGCGATTCCTCGTCGCGATCCACTTCGGACGGTGACTCGCCTTCGAACCGCAGTTCGTCCTCTGATGGCGATTCTTCGTCCGGGGCGTCCGATTCGCGGGCTCCTCAGCAGGCTTCGCAACAGCAGCACACGCCGAGTTCCGAGAACGGCCCGCAGCGGACGGCGGACAGCGACCGGGTCAGCCAGTCTTCGACGCAGGCTCCGGAACGTCCGGCGGACGCGCCGTCGAACACCGGTGACGGTCAGCGTGCGGCGCAGACCCACCAGAACGCCCCGGCGGCGGCCGCGGACAACGGCGCCGGTTCCGGTCAGCAGCAGCAGGCCGCGGCGGCGAATCAGCAGCAGGCACCCGCGGCGGCGGCACAAGCACCCGCCCAGACCCCGGCACAGACACCCGCGGCTGCCGCTCAAGCACCGGCCCAGACCCCGGGACAGACACCGGCCCAGACACCCGCGGCCGCGGCACAAGCACCCGCCCAGACATCGGCGCCCAGTCCGTCACAGGGACCGGGCCCCTCGCAGTCCAGCGGCATGCCACCGGCCGCCGCCTCGGGCGGTACCCCCGCTTCGACAGGTGGTGCTCCCGCCTCGACGGGTTCGGGTGCGCCTTCGTCCTCCGGCGGCTACGGCATGGCGCCCGGTGGCAACCCACCCGGCAACGGCCCCACGCCCGGCGGCTTTCCCCCGGCCGGACACGATCCGTCCCGGCCCGTCCGGCCGAACGACGGCGTCCAGGCCGCCGGTCTGTCCGGAAACGGCGGACCACAGCAGCCGCGCTTCGACCAGCCGCCCGCGCAGGCGCCCTTCCAGGGCCAGCCGATGCAGCAGGGTGGGTTCACGCCTCCTCCTCCGCCACCGCCTCCCGGTGGCGGCGGCCCCATGCCGCCTCGTGGACAGCAGGGTCCGATGGGCCCGCGTCCCACCGGACCGCAGCCGCCCCCGCCCCAGCACCCGGGCCAGGGCGGATATCCGCAGGACCGCGGGCCGCGGCAACGTCCCCAGCAACCGCCGCCTCCGCAAGGTCCGCCGCGTCCGCAGCAGCAGCCGCCCCAGGGTTACCAGGGGCGGCCGGGGCAAGGTCCCGGCCCGAACGGCGGGGTCCCGCCGCGTCCGCAGACGCCTCCGCCAGGGCACCACCCCGGCCAGCAGCGCGGCCCTCAGGGCTACCCACCGCCTCCGCCGCGGCCCCAGCATCCGGGCAACGGCCCGTTCCCCGGCAACCGCGGTCCCATGCCGCCGCCTCCGCCGGGGCATCACCCCGGGCAACAGCCCGGCCAGCAGCCCCGGCATCCCGGCCAGCAGCCCGGCCGTCCGCTGCCGCCCGGCGCCGAGCCGCCGCGGTTCGGTGGCCAGCAGCCGCCGCGTCCGCCGCAGGTCCCCGCGCCGCGCCCCGGTCAGGACGGGAACGCGAGCCCGCAGCAACAGCAGCGTCCGCCGCAGCAGGCCGAGCCCGTGCGTCCGGCCGAGCAGGCACCCGTGCCGCCGAAGGAACCCGAGACCCAGCCGTACCAAGGGAAACTCGACGACACCGACCTGCCCAAGGACACCGAGGCGCCCCAGGACGTCACGCCCGACGACAAGAGTTCGACGGTCGACGAGCCGTACCTGACGGATCCGGACTTCCACACCGACGACCCCGCGGCCTACCGAGCGCTCGCCGAAACGCAGATCGACAAGCGCGGTTTCGACCAAAGCACCGGGGAAGCCAGGCACGAACAGGTCCGTCGCGAAGGCCTCGCCAAACGCGACGCGCATCCGGATCAGCGCGTCAAGGACATGTCGGATCAGGGCGCGTACGCGGTGCACAGCTACACGCGGACCGACATGGCCGAGCGGATCACGCACGCCCAGCGTCACGGTGGCCCGGAGCTGGACGCACTCCGGCCGCATATCGACGCGATCACCTCCGGTCTCAACGAGATGCCCACTTACGAGGGTGTCGTGTCGCGACGGGTGAACTTCAACGGCAACGAAAGCGCGATCCACGGCTTCCTCGAGGCGCACGGCAAGGGTCAGGTCATCGTCGACCCGCAGATGCTGAGCACGTCGCGGGTCGACGCCGAACATCCGCACAGCACCTTCCCCGGCGAAGTCGAGATGCGCATCCAGTCGAAGACCGGACGCCACATCGAAGACCTCGCCTCCAAGCCGGAAGAGCGCGAAGTGCTGATGAAGTCGGCGACGCAGCTGCGTGTCACCGACGTCAAGATCGGTCCGGGGCATCCCGAGCACCCCGACTACCAGGCGCGGGTCAAGGACGGCACGGCGAACGGCCTGCCGAAGTGGATCGTCGAATGCGAAGAGGTCGTCGCCGGCGAAGACGGCCACCTGAGCCCGGACGAGGTCAACCAGAAGGTCGCCGAGCGGCGCGAATACAACAACGCCGAGCAGGACAGGCTGGCGCAGGAGGCGGCCGACCAGGAAGCCCAGCTGCGCCGCGACCACCCGGAGCTGTTCCAGAACAAGGGCTTCGCCAGCCTCGACACCAAGATCTCCGACGGCAAGGGCGGCTGGGTCGACGCCGCCGACGTTCCGGTCCGCGACATCCCCAAACCGAGGGAACACGTTCCCGACGGCGGCTGGTCCGAGCTGGCGAAGCCGCTCGACGAGGGCGGGACGCCGGTCATCCACGCCGGTTCGACCGAGACGCCGCACCAGCAGGTCCGGCTGGTCATGGACGAACTCCCGGCGATCGGCGAGGCCAACACGCGCAACTACTACGCGCCCGAGTCGTGGAAGGACGGCTACCAGACCAACTCGGCCGAGGCGCTGGTCGCGTTCGAGAACCGGATGGACGGTCGCGACGCCGTCGCCGGGCCGTCGACCGATGGTTCGCCGCTGCAGCACGTCAGCGACCGGCTGGGCGGGCAGTGGTCGGAGCGGAACGGGTTCGGCGACGTCGCGCGTGAGCTGGGTGAACGTCCGGTCGGCGCGCGGACCGCGGTGGCGTTCGAGCACCACGCGGCCGGCGATCCGAACGCGCCGGCGGGCTCGCCGCGGTCCATGGACCGGATCGAGACCCGGATCGTCGCCGCCGTGAACACGCCGCACGGCGTGGTCTTCGCCGACCCGATGACCGGGCGGCTCGCGACGCTGCCCGACAATCCGACGTCGATCAAGGCGATGCCGATGGGCGGCGGCGACGCTCCCCACGCCCACACCGAAACCCACACCGAGTCGCAGCCGGAGACACGCACGGAGGCACCGCCTCAGTCGACGGCCGATCGGCTGCGCGGCGACGACGAACCACCGCCGGTGGACCGGCCCGACGAGCCGCAGGCGCCCAAGACCGAACTCGACATCAGCGAGCGGCTCAAGGGCACCGAAGAGGCACCCGCGCGGCACGACGAGAGCTACGTCAACGACGAGAACTTCCGTGGCACGCCTGAGGATCACAAGAGCCTCCGTGACCGCTACGACAGCGCCGACCTCGCCGAGCAGGCCCGCGAGAAGGCGCTCAAGCGGCTCGAAGCCAGCCCGCTGAAAGACCGCGTGTCGCCCGAAGCGGCGGAAGCGATCTACTCGTACTCGCGTGAACACGCCTTTGCCATCAACGAGGCGAACCGGCTGGGCGAGTCACACCCCGGCTTCGCGAACGCCCAGAGCAGCACCCGGGCGATCGTCGGCGCGCTGAACGAACTGCCGGACTTCCACGGCGAGTCCATCCGCGGCATCGACACCAAGGGCGACCAGCGCGCCGCCGCGATCATGGCCGCGCACTACGAACCCGGTCAGACCGTCCCCGAGCCGACGATGACCAGCGCCACCATCAAGACGTCGCCGGACACGAAGTCGAAATTCGGCGAAGACGTCGAGATCCACATCGTCTCGAAGACGGGCAAGGACGTCTCGTCGCTCGCCGAGAACCCGGGCGAGAACGAGTCCATCAACAAGCCGGCCACCCAGCTTTACGTGCACAGCAAGGAGTTCAAGACTCCGCCGCTGGTCGACAGGCCGAAGTGGGTCATCCACGCCGAAGAGGTCACTCCCGGCGACCCGCGCTACCTCGACCCCGACACCGCCAAGCAGAAGATGGACGAGCGGCGGGCACGGCACGCCGCGGAGGCTCCCGAACTCGCACGCCTCGCCCAGGAACGGTCGATGGCGCGCCTCGGCGGCTTCGACGAGCCGCAGACCCCGCCCATCACCGCGGAGAACCCGGCGCAGCACGGGGTCGCGGACGCGGACAAGGGACCCGAGTACGGCGAACAGCCCGCTCAGGACCATTCCGCCACCGAAGACACGGCCGAGTTGCCGCTCCCCGAGCGGGACTACTCGTCGATGGCGGTCGCGACGAACCCGCCGAGCGAACCGGCGATCCACGCCGGTTCGGCGAGCCCTGAGCAGCAGGCCGCCTACATCGCGGACCGGCACCCGAGGCTCGGCGAGGTCAACCCGCACTTCAACGACCCCGACGCGCTGGCCAACGGCTACCGGTCCAACTGCACCCGGACCCCTGGCGCGTACATGGACCGGTTGAACGGCATCGACTCGACGGCCGATCCGCTGCTCCTGCACGAGATGGACAGCCGCGGCACGCTCGAGCACGTCGAGGAGCGCTTCGGCGGCCAGTTCTCGGAACGTGCCGACTACGACACGGTCATCCGCGAGATGCGGGACATGCCGACCGATCACCACGCGGTCGTGGCGGTGAAGTACCTCGACGAGAACGGTGTCGAGCGCGGCCACGTCGCCATGGTGGCGAACACCCGTGACGGGGTCGCCTTCATCGATCCGCAGTCCGGCGCGCTGATGAACCTGCCGCATCCGCCGCTGGGTGTGCGGCTGATGCACGTCGGTGTCCCGGAAACCCCGGCCGCGCACCACACCGACGGCCACACCACGCAGACCGACACCGCTTCGGCGCGGCCCGTCGACCCGCGGATCGCGTTCGCGCGACCGGATCAGCCGGTGGACCCGCGGATCGCGTTCGCCAGGGAAGACGCGCCCGAAGTGCAGCCGTCGCGGATCGGCCCGGACGGCCGTCCGATCGTCACGCCGCCGCGCGACGGGGGCTACGGCATGGCTTCCCAGGGGCTGCCGGAACCTCCCTCGCACGTCGACCCGCAGGTGCGTGCCGACACCGACCGGCTGCTCGCCACCCCGGAGTTCGAGGCGGCGCTCGCCGGACTCGACGACACCCGGGACCGGGTCAGGATCACGACCGACGACGGTGTCCAGCACGACCTCGGGCCGCTGAGCGACTTCATCCGCGACCACCTGCCGGGACAGCCGCGGCTCGTGGAGCTGATGCTGAATCCGGACAACCGGTACCTCACCGACTCCCTGCTGCACAATCCGAAGACCATCGGCAGCCTGCTCCAGCATCCGGACGCGATCCCGATGCTCGCGGACGCCCTCGACGAAGCGGCGGGGAACGACAACCAGCTGATCGACCGCGTCGAGCAGGCGGGGCCGGGCGAGACACCGCTGACTCCGGAACAGCGGCAGATCGCCGACGCGGCGGCCGAGATGGCCGCCACCTCGAAGGTCGAACACCGGGTCCACGCCGGGTTCCCGCCCGAGCACCGCGGGGACATCACCAAGATCAAGGAATTCCTCGCGCGGGAAGAAGCCGCCTGGGCCGACAACCAAGGGCATCTCAACCGGATCGTCGCCGAGCTCGCCGGAGAGAACGACACACCCGGCGCCCGCACCGAACCCAAGACGGAAGCCCGGGCGCTGGCGAAGATCGCCAAATACGACGGCGACGCGGCACGGCTGGTCGACCTCGTGGGAGCGAAGATCCAGTTCAACACGGTCGCGGACGCCTACAACGCGCTGAACAAGATCATGGCGCGTGACGACCTCAAGATCGTCAAATTCGAAGACCGGTTCGCGAATCCGCAGGCGAGTGGTTACCGCGACCTGCAGATGAACGTCCGGCTGCCGAACGGGCACGTCGCCGAACTGCGGCTGCACTTGAAGACCATCGACGAGGTCGCCGTCTTCGAGCACGCCTTGTACGAGGTCCGCCGGGACTTCCCGACGTACAACCGGGCGATGGACGAGAACATCCCCGACTCGGCGGGCGAGGACGCGAAGAGCAAGGGCAGGCTGACCCTGCAGCAGGCGCAGCTGGAAGCCGCCCTGATCAATCAGGTCCGGGAGAAGTTCATGGACGGCCTGAAGCTGGGGCTGCCGAAGCCTCGCGAGGAGAACGCATGA